Proteins from one Bradyrhizobium amphicarpaeae genomic window:
- a CDS encoding ABC transporter ATP-binding protein gives MAYLELDRVAKQFGAQTVVDDFSLAVGKGEFISFLGPSGCGKTTTLQMIAGFLDPTRGAIRLEDKDLTAIHPAKRGLGIVFQSYALFPHMTAAENVAFGLEMRNVPRTERAERVRAALAMVGLAGFEDRHPRRMSGGQQQRVALARALVIKPSVLLLDEPLSNLDAKLREEMQIELRQIQRTIGTTTILVTHDQNEAMSLSDRIVVMSQGKIEQIGTPQETYEKPASAFVSQFLGKTNDFAAAVDRTATPARVTAGSWSAPAPAGLSGPVTVSIRPERIGFGDAGLSAKIVTRIFQGNHWLFQCDSECGPAIVIRQNDGKAQPAEGEAVRLVWRPEDMSVRARAVA, from the coding sequence ATGGCCTATCTCGAGCTCGATCGGGTCGCCAAGCAGTTCGGGGCGCAGACTGTGGTCGACGACTTCAGTCTCGCCGTGGGCAAGGGGGAGTTCATCTCCTTCCTCGGCCCCTCCGGCTGCGGCAAGACGACGACCCTGCAGATGATCGCGGGCTTCCTCGATCCCACCCGCGGCGCGATCCGCCTGGAGGACAAGGACCTGACCGCGATTCATCCGGCCAAGCGCGGGCTCGGCATCGTGTTCCAGAGCTATGCGCTGTTTCCGCACATGACCGCGGCGGAAAATGTCGCCTTCGGTCTCGAGATGCGCAACGTGCCGCGCACTGAAAGAGCGGAGCGCGTTCGTGCCGCGTTGGCGATGGTGGGCCTCGCCGGCTTCGAGGACCGCCATCCCCGCCGCATGTCTGGCGGCCAGCAGCAGCGCGTGGCACTCGCCCGCGCGCTGGTGATCAAGCCGAGCGTGCTGCTGCTCGACGAGCCGCTGTCCAACCTCGACGCCAAGCTGCGCGAGGAGATGCAGATCGAGCTGCGCCAGATCCAGCGCACGATCGGCACCACCACGATCCTCGTCACCCACGACCAGAACGAGGCGATGTCGCTGTCCGACCGCATCGTGGTGATGAGCCAGGGCAAGATCGAGCAGATCGGCACGCCGCAGGAAACCTACGAGAAACCGGCCTCGGCTTTCGTCTCGCAGTTCCTTGGCAAGACCAACGATTTTGCCGCGGCTGTCGATCGGACCGCTACACCGGCGCGGGTGACGGCGGGCTCCTGGAGCGCGCCGGCCCCGGCGGGCCTCAGCGGCCCCGTCACCGTCAGCATTCGTCCTGAAAGAATTGGTTTCGGCGATGCCGGCCTCAGCGCAAAGATCGTCACGCGCATCTTCCAGGGCAACCACTGGCTGTTCCAGTGCGACAGCGAATGCGGTCCGGCGATCGTGATCCGCCAGAACGACGGCAAGGCGCAGCCGGCTGAAGGCGAGGCGGTTCGCCTCGTCTGGCGGCCGGAGGACATGAGCGTGCGCGCGAGGGCGGTCGCATGA
- a CDS encoding ABC transporter permease: MSAVAEERSARAPWALTAPALMLFVGVLLIPLAMTVMLSFHDWGQYKGIEPVFILKNWHEIATDPYYAEMFWRTFRIAILTTLLTALLGAPEAYILNRMDGRWKSFFLLVILGPLLISVVARTLGWALLFGGNNGLVNKLLMSLGVMKSPIPFMFTETGMIVALAHVMMPFMVLSVWAALQRLDPQIENAAMSLGAGPVTIIRRIIMPQIMPGVLSGAIIVFSLSASAFATPAIIGGRRLKVAATLAYDEFLNTLNWPLGAAVATLLLIALVLIVVGSNALIERRYAEVFR, translated from the coding sequence ATGAGTGCGGTCGCCGAGGAACGCAGCGCGCGTGCGCCATGGGCGCTGACCGCGCCCGCTTTGATGCTGTTCGTCGGCGTGCTGCTGATTCCGCTGGCGATGACGGTGATGCTGTCGTTCCACGATTGGGGTCAGTACAAGGGCATCGAGCCGGTCTTCATCCTCAAGAACTGGCACGAGATCGCGACCGATCCCTATTACGCCGAAATGTTCTGGCGGACGTTTCGGATCGCGATCCTGACCACGCTGCTCACGGCCCTGCTCGGCGCGCCCGAGGCCTACATCCTCAACCGCATGGACGGTCGCTGGAAGAGCTTCTTCCTGCTGGTCATTCTCGGGCCGCTGCTGATCTCCGTGGTGGCGCGCACGCTCGGCTGGGCGCTGCTGTTCGGCGGCAACAATGGCCTCGTTAACAAGCTGTTGATGTCGCTCGGGGTGATGAAGTCGCCGATCCCCTTCATGTTCACCGAAACCGGCATGATCGTCGCGCTCGCGCATGTCATGATGCCGTTCATGGTGCTGTCGGTATGGGCGGCGCTGCAGCGGCTCGATCCGCAGATCGAGAACGCCGCGATGTCGCTTGGCGCCGGCCCCGTCACCATCATCCGCCGCATCATCATGCCGCAGATCATGCCGGGCGTGCTGTCGGGTGCGATCATCGTATTCTCGCTCTCGGCCAGCGCGTTCGCAACGCCGGCAATCATCGGCGGCCGCCGGCTCAAGGTCGCGGCGACGCTGGCCTATGACGAGTTCCTCAACACCCTGAACTGGCCGCTCGGTGCCGCCGTCGCCACGCTCCTGCTGATTGCGCTGGTGTTGATCGTCGTCGGCAGCAACGCGCTGATCGAGCGGCGCTACGCGGAGGTGTTCCGATGA
- a CDS encoding ABC transporter permease: MRRNGPLALVFHTFFVIVMVAPILVVCLVAFTPEGFLSLPTNGFSLRWFRAIANYPEFIHAFWVSLGLGALSSFVALLFAVPAALAIARYRFRGRDALAALFLSPLMIPHVVLGIAFLRFFTSAGLGGSFAALIIAHVIIVFPFALRLTLAAATGMDRTVEIAAVSLGAGGWTLFRRVTLPLILPGVISGWALAFIQSFDDLTMTVFLAAPGTETLPVRMFLYIQDNIDPLVTSVSACVIAVTMTALILLDRFYGLDRVLAGKSGDTGR; the protein is encoded by the coding sequence ATGAGACGGAACGGTCCGCTCGCGCTGGTCTTCCATACATTCTTCGTCATCGTGATGGTGGCGCCGATCCTGGTGGTCTGCCTCGTCGCTTTCACGCCCGAGGGCTTCCTGTCGCTGCCGACCAACGGCTTCTCGCTGCGCTGGTTCAGGGCCATCGCGAACTACCCTGAATTCATCCACGCCTTCTGGGTCAGCCTTGGCCTCGGTGCGCTGTCGTCCTTCGTGGCGCTGCTGTTCGCGGTGCCCGCGGCGCTGGCGATTGCGCGCTATCGCTTCCGCGGCCGTGATGCGCTGGCGGCGCTGTTCCTGTCTCCGCTGATGATCCCGCATGTGGTGCTCGGCATCGCCTTCCTGCGCTTCTTCACCTCGGCCGGCCTCGGCGGCAGTTTTGCCGCGCTGATCATCGCGCATGTCATCATCGTGTTTCCGTTCGCGCTGCGGCTGACGCTGGCGGCGGCGACCGGCATGGACCGCACCGTCGAGATCGCGGCGGTCTCGCTCGGCGCCGGCGGCTGGACGCTGTTTCGCCGCGTGACCTTGCCGCTGATCCTGCCCGGCGTCATCAGCGGCTGGGCGCTCGCGTTCATCCAGTCCTTCGACGATCTCACCATGACCGTCTTCCTCGCCGCACCCGGTACCGAGACGTTGCCGGTGCGCATGTTCCTTTACATCCAGGACAACATCGATCCGCTGGTGACGTCGGTCTCGGCTTGCGTGATCGCCGTGACCATGACCGCCCTCATTCTGCTCGACCGCTTCTACGGGCTCGACCGTGTGCTCGCCGGCAAGAGTGGCGACACCGGACGATAG